One genomic segment of Arachis duranensis cultivar V14167 chromosome 4, aradu.V14167.gnm2.J7QH, whole genome shotgun sequence includes these proteins:
- the LOC107485311 gene encoding uncharacterized protein LOC107485311, with amino-acid sequence MDPTMKQFQQKLTEVELEAELLLLARHQMVENDKLRNGNREALTALRKRARTTKTSVPTPFESMMKGVEGSRSRPLVQEVCNTCGNHDSFEKTWMMFPGTDMFASIPFHAAHTILETDQPRLDFEAKKLQSIVKEKSLLISETGALADKIGPGVVRSLVTLND; translated from the exons ATGGATCCTACCATGAAACAATTCCAACAAAAATTAACAGAAGTGGAACTGGAAGCCgagcttcttcttttggcccGGCATCAG ATGGTTGAGAATGATAAATTGAGAAATGGGAATAGAGAAGCACTGACTGCATTAAGGAAGAGGGCTCGGACAACCAAGACTAGTGTTCCGACTCCTTTTGAATCGATGATGAAGGGAGTCGAAGGGTCGAGGTCAAGACCCTTGGTGCAAGAAGTGTGTAACACCTGTGGTAACCATGATTCATTCGAGAAGACGTGGATGATGTTTCCAGGAACTGATATGTTTGCCAGCATCCCATTCCATGCTGCCCACACTATCTTGGAAACAG ATCAACCTCGACTTGACTTTGAGGCAAAGAAGCTACAGAGCATAGTGAAGGAAAAATCATTACTTATTTCAGAGACAGGTGCCCTTGCTGATAAGATAGGACCAGGCGTGGTTAGATCTCTTGTAACCTTAAACGACTAG